A genomic region of Novipirellula artificiosorum contains the following coding sequences:
- a CDS encoding DHH family phosphoesterase: MGSTPSPASSVSTKLLELLRDYQRVVVVMHDNPDPDAIASGWAVKVLIDERLRKPTRVVGGGAIVRAENRYMVELLEPPIELVDDIEFDEHTATVLVDCGVGANNHILTRRKIDPVAIIDHHMTIDSPVRPRFVDIRVDVAASATITASYLREQNIDPGPKLATAILYAVRTETTAYESHYSSLDRSILPWLMEFGDAELLAEIQNAPLRPSYYGDLLMALQNTFLYDDVAVCFLPRADGAEIVGEVADLLVRGDTIHRVLCGAVINGELLVSARTQHASDNAADLIQGTLDGLGGAGGHAHRAGGKISGIASGTKAIETLCDELRGRWLDACKVPRKRGTRLIAKREIVQNLVR; this comes from the coding sequence ATGGGATCCACTCCGTCACCGGCGAGTTCCGTTTCGACAAAGCTGCTTGAGTTGTTGAGGGATTACCAGCGAGTCGTGGTGGTGATGCACGATAATCCAGATCCAGATGCCATCGCGTCCGGGTGGGCAGTCAAGGTGTTGATTGATGAGAGGCTCCGCAAGCCAACTCGGGTCGTTGGCGGCGGTGCGATTGTGCGAGCGGAAAACCGATACATGGTTGAACTGCTGGAACCTCCCATCGAGTTGGTTGATGATATTGAGTTCGATGAGCATACGGCGACAGTCCTGGTGGATTGTGGTGTCGGGGCCAACAATCACATCTTGACGCGGCGAAAAATCGATCCGGTTGCGATTATCGACCACCACATGACGATTGACAGTCCGGTTCGCCCTCGGTTTGTCGACATTCGTGTTGATGTAGCCGCGTCCGCGACAATCACGGCTAGCTATCTGCGTGAACAGAACATTGATCCAGGCCCCAAGTTGGCAACCGCCATCCTCTATGCGGTTCGTACCGAAACGACCGCCTACGAATCACATTATTCGTCTCTCGACCGGTCCATTCTGCCGTGGTTGATGGAATTCGGTGACGCGGAGTTGCTAGCCGAGATCCAAAACGCTCCTTTGAGGCCGAGCTACTATGGCGATTTGCTAATGGCCTTGCAGAATACATTCCTCTACGACGACGTCGCGGTCTGTTTCTTGCCACGAGCCGACGGAGCTGAAATTGTGGGGGAAGTCGCTGACCTCTTGGTCCGCGGCGATACGATTCACCGAGTGCTATGTGGTGCGGTCATCAATGGTGAACTGCTGGTCTCGGCGCGAACGCAGCATGCGTCGGATAACGCAGCGGATCTTATTCAGGGAACGCTCGACGGGCTCGGTGGTGCTGGCGGGCACGCGCACCGCGCAGGCGGGAAAATCTCCGGCATTGCAAGTGGGACCAAAGCAATCGAAACGCTTTGTGATGAATTACGAGGGCGATGGCTGGACGCATGCAAGGTGCCGCGAAAGCGGGGCACCCGATTGATCGCGAAACGCGAAATCGTACAGAATCTCGTTCGGTAG
- a CDS encoding N-formylglutamate amidohydrolase, with translation MLDQIWSAQVNDSPLIATAIHDGHSIRPDAMEHIALDELGRLREEDPHTGCWAQVAPTRVIGVRSRFQVDLNRPRDKAVYRTPADAWGLSVWKGNPPEAIFDQSLAEYDAFYDAMQKLLSQMVQQHGRFVVFDLHTYNHRRGGPDGPLADPEGNPQVNIGTGTMNRQLAAPVVDAFIDSLRAFDFPGGKLDVRENVKFQGGNWPRWIHENFPESGIAIAIEFKKFFMDEWSGTPDLDAVEAIGAALRSTVPAVLDALKSDR, from the coding sequence ATGTTGGACCAGATCTGGAGTGCTCAAGTTAACGACAGCCCGTTGATCGCAACCGCGATCCATGACGGGCACTCGATTCGCCCCGACGCGATGGAGCACATCGCGTTGGATGAGCTAGGGCGTTTGCGGGAAGAGGACCCCCATACGGGTTGTTGGGCGCAGGTTGCTCCGACTCGCGTGATTGGGGTGCGGTCACGTTTCCAGGTCGACCTAAATCGGCCCCGTGACAAGGCGGTTTATCGAACGCCCGCGGACGCATGGGGGTTGAGCGTTTGGAAGGGCAATCCACCTGAAGCGATCTTTGATCAGTCATTGGCTGAGTACGACGCTTTTTATGATGCCATGCAAAAATTGCTTTCCCAAATGGTGCAGCAGCATGGCAGGTTCGTCGTCTTTGATCTGCATACTTACAATCATCGTCGAGGGGGTCCCGACGGTCCGTTGGCCGATCCCGAAGGCAATCCGCAGGTCAACATTGGCACCGGCACGATGAATCGCCAACTCGCCGCCCCAGTGGTCGATGCCTTCATCGACAGCCTGCGTGCGTTTGATTTCCCAGGCGGCAAACTGGACGTTCGAGAAAACGTGAAGTTTCAGGGCGGCAACTGGCCTCGTTGGATTCACGAGAATTTCCCGGAGTCGGGGATCGCAATTGCAATCGAGTTTAAGAAGTTCTTCATGGACGAATGGTCTGGGACGCCCGACCTCGATGCCGTCGAGGCGATCGGGGCCGCACTGAGGTCTACCGTACCAGCCGTATTGGATGCCTTGAAGAGTGATCGGTAG
- a CDS encoding flavohemoglobin expression-modulating QEGLA motif protein: protein MVKSEASYLVAPGAAEYHEGVSKLVDQIAQTLSHEFGAFLIVEVWSAPEGGQANDPSVPTVLPTFTIRAPKTAKMTRTAEALAKRLRKIKVLKHGVEVELVRGGNAGPPMLPRLIAPARASELNCWFLGIAVPPVFRKANTGDQFPLVIRSLRRSLSLAMRQAYFEFARARTTHSPPHYHTLGRKAVVRAVWDVDRQLADVSNQFDYLLQLTPVNANSAWKEFEEGGFKQPPEFHYRPLPIDPTVLKSQLFKIPIERVEDPALQRLFQEKQEELELKLTMLRDRDTPRFLYESLTLFGSVRDGVLTLAEELLRKLPSNPPSGDLLFDAAEFSTQVQAEIDHYREISPVFKAKVQVSDDVSGLIVSRGKLMINSDLKLSRSRVDALLAHEVGTHLVTYFNGRHQPFQQLYSGLAGYEELQEGLAVLSEYLVGGLSTSRLRQLAARVVAVRMMSNGASFVDTFQTLHNDCKFTPRSSYNIAMRVFRGGGLTKDAVYLRGLVAILQYVSKGGDLAPLLVGKMAVKHIPIIKELQYRDVLKPVPITPRYMTNPDSVDRLERLRGGTGSVFDLVAENATRQNDA from the coding sequence TTGGTTAAGAGTGAAGCCTCCTACCTCGTCGCGCCTGGCGCTGCTGAGTATCACGAGGGGGTTTCGAAGCTGGTCGACCAGATCGCCCAGACCCTGTCCCATGAATTTGGTGCGTTTCTGATCGTCGAAGTCTGGAGTGCGCCCGAAGGGGGCCAAGCAAACGACCCCTCGGTCCCGACGGTTTTGCCCACGTTCACCATCCGCGCGCCGAAGACGGCAAAGATGACCCGGACGGCGGAAGCGCTGGCGAAGCGGTTAAGGAAGATCAAGGTTTTGAAGCACGGCGTTGAAGTTGAATTGGTGCGGGGCGGAAACGCAGGGCCGCCGATGCTGCCGCGGTTGATCGCTCCTGCTCGCGCGAGCGAGTTGAATTGTTGGTTCCTCGGAATTGCGGTTCCGCCCGTTTTTCGCAAGGCGAACACGGGCGATCAATTCCCGCTTGTGATTCGATCGCTGCGTCGCAGCTTGAGTCTTGCCATGCGGCAGGCCTATTTCGAGTTTGCCAGAGCACGGACAACCCATAGTCCCCCTCACTATCACACGTTGGGACGCAAAGCGGTCGTTAGAGCGGTTTGGGATGTTGACCGCCAGCTTGCCGACGTGAGTAACCAATTCGACTATCTACTGCAACTCACGCCCGTCAATGCGAATTCAGCGTGGAAAGAGTTCGAAGAGGGCGGTTTCAAGCAACCACCAGAGTTTCACTATCGACCGCTTCCGATTGATCCGACCGTGCTGAAAAGCCAGCTCTTCAAAATTCCGATCGAGCGTGTTGAGGATCCTGCTCTACAGCGGCTGTTTCAAGAAAAACAAGAAGAGTTAGAGCTCAAGCTAACGATGCTTCGTGATCGGGATACCCCTCGCTTTTTGTACGAAAGCTTGACGCTATTCGGCAGTGTCCGAGATGGCGTGTTGACTCTGGCCGAAGAGCTACTCCGCAAATTGCCGTCAAATCCTCCGAGCGGTGACCTGCTATTTGATGCGGCGGAGTTTTCAACGCAAGTCCAGGCAGAGATCGACCATTACCGAGAGATCAGTCCTGTCTTTAAGGCAAAGGTGCAAGTCAGTGACGACGTCAGTGGACTGATCGTTTCACGTGGGAAGCTGATGATCAACTCCGATTTGAAGCTTTCACGGTCTCGCGTCGACGCATTGTTAGCACATGAAGTCGGTACCCATTTGGTGACCTATTTCAATGGTCGTCATCAACCCTTCCAACAACTCTACTCGGGGCTTGCCGGCTACGAAGAACTGCAGGAGGGCTTAGCGGTCTTGTCAGAGTACTTGGTTGGCGGTTTGAGCACTTCGCGTTTGCGTCAGTTGGCTGCTCGAGTCGTTGCGGTTCGAATGATGAGTAACGGCGCGTCGTTTGTCGATACGTTTCAAACGTTGCACAATGACTGCAAGTTTACACCGCGCAGCTCCTACAACATCGCCATGCGGGTCTTTCGGGGCGGAGGATTGACGAAAGACGCTGTCTACCTGCGCGGGTTAGTTGCTATCTTGCAGTACGTTAGTAAAGGTGGTGATTTGGCCCCCTTGTTGGTTGGCAAGATGGCCGTCAAACATATTCCGATTATCAAAGAGCTTCAGTACCGCGATGTTCTTAAACCGGTTCCCATCACGCCGCGATACATGACGAATCCCGATTCCGTTGACCGACTCGAACGACTTCGTGGCGGAACGGGTTCCGTTTTTGACCTCGTTGCCGAAAACGCAACGAGGCAAAACGACGCATGA
- a CDS encoding glutathione synthetase, with translation MKIGFIVNEVMSEEAGYTTTRLGWEAVNQGHEVFVIGVGDLAYDPDESIRARARSVPPGKYKSHETYLKDLQGAKSVKSRITVDELDILMLRNVPSDDYLKRPWAATAAAEFGRLAMRHGVIVVNDPNGLAKANTKMYFQLFPEEVRPRTLITRDRDDIKAFAKDEGQCVLKPLQGSGGASVFLVQKSDIPNLNQMIDAVSRDGFVICQEYLPAAEKGDTRLFVMNGRPFQVKGKYAAFRRVRSGGDMRSNIHAGGKLAAAEIGEIALRIAEIVRPKLVQDGMFLVGLDVVGDKLMEINVFSPGGLGSAQKFTKINFNKYVIGALERKVHYMQYYGRNFDNVDMCTL, from the coding sequence ATGAAAATCGGATTTATCGTAAACGAAGTGATGTCAGAGGAAGCCGGGTACACGACGACCCGACTCGGTTGGGAAGCGGTCAACCAAGGGCACGAGGTCTTTGTGATCGGGGTCGGAGATCTGGCTTATGACCCTGATGAATCCATCCGTGCTCGCGCTCGAAGTGTTCCCCCGGGCAAGTACAAATCGCATGAGACCTACTTGAAGGATTTGCAGGGGGCAAAGTCGGTCAAGTCGCGTATCACGGTCGACGAGCTCGATATCTTGATGTTGCGCAACGTGCCATCGGATGACTATCTTAAACGCCCTTGGGCAGCGACCGCAGCAGCGGAGTTTGGGCGGCTTGCGATGCGACATGGCGTGATTGTCGTCAACGACCCGAATGGCTTAGCAAAAGCCAACACGAAGATGTATTTTCAGCTCTTTCCTGAAGAAGTGCGTCCTCGCACCTTGATCACTCGTGACCGCGACGACATCAAGGCGTTTGCCAAAGACGAAGGTCAATGTGTCCTCAAGCCGCTTCAAGGATCGGGTGGGGCAAGTGTCTTCTTGGTTCAAAAAAGTGACATTCCGAACTTGAATCAAATGATCGACGCGGTCAGTCGCGACGGGTTTGTGATCTGTCAGGAATACTTACCCGCGGCAGAAAAGGGGGACACACGATTGTTTGTCATGAACGGGCGACCGTTTCAGGTCAAAGGCAAATACGCCGCTTTTCGTCGTGTGCGTTCTGGTGGTGACATGCGAAGCAACATTCACGCGGGTGGGAAATTGGCGGCTGCTGAGATCGGTGAGATCGCGCTGCGGATTGCTGAAATTGTACGGCCCAAACTGGTCCAAGATGGCATGTTTTTAGTCGGCCTGGATGTCGTTGGCGACAAACTGATGGAAATCAATGTGTTCAGCCCCGGAGGACTGGGGAGCGCGCAGAAGTTTACGAAAATCAACTTCAATAAGTATGTCATTGGTGCGCTCGAACGAAAAGTTCACTACATGCAATACTATGGTCGTAACTTTGACAATGTGGACATGTGCACGCTTTAG
- a CDS encoding flavohemoglobin expression-modulating QEGLA motif protein: MNSEDGRITSQVIEDVCARLRENKRIQQPLPGGGMLQMDRLLPFLCVYRRNPTRRDEGTSKLVMSEASYLCAPGNAVQRSGLRELIREIAKTAIDRLGSFLIMEIWSGEDRVETDEVTGELCLPRAMFQILARRPYRPQGTVATLEFALQRVRVHRRAAKVEIKMVAENHPNGMKELMSEAVETQIGCHVMGLEVRPVYRDPETGELYDRISRSFGRQVSHALKKSFFVFALTRTEMRPEHYHALGTSRLSMQILTIDRKLAELSREFKFLLLVTPINAERSWNSFVESGYHKPPSFEYRPLDQDPLLLKRRLMNIHAERVDNPTLAHVFRQTQLELDRQITMLADIDTDRFLPGSLQVFDRVAPKLRDLARDILSNLADLEPVGEVEMMDANQFAEFADKEIQYYRDQSPLFAANVTIRDDIFSGLLVAGGDLLIGRQTRIAKSRAEALLQHEVGTHLVTYFNGSAQPLRLLQVGLAGYDALQEGLAVFAEYLVGGLSAGRMRTLAARVIAADQLVQGLSFLEVFSQLVEAFGFEPRTAYTITLRVFRGGGLTKDALYLQGLVKILDYLGSGGDLEPLMVGKMAVQHVPIIRELLLCGVLRTPPLRPKYLDTPAARDRLAKINPDTTVLDLISKTRREL, from the coding sequence ATGAACAGCGAGGATGGAAGGATCACGTCCCAGGTCATTGAGGATGTCTGCGCGCGTTTGCGAGAGAACAAACGGATTCAACAACCCTTGCCAGGGGGCGGAATGCTCCAGATGGATCGGTTGTTGCCCTTCCTCTGTGTTTACCGGCGAAACCCGACTCGACGTGACGAGGGCACTTCCAAGCTCGTGATGTCCGAAGCGTCCTACCTCTGCGCACCTGGCAATGCAGTGCAGCGCAGCGGACTGCGCGAATTGATCCGTGAAATCGCCAAAACGGCAATCGACCGACTCGGTTCGTTTCTGATCATGGAAATCTGGTCGGGCGAAGATCGCGTGGAGACGGACGAGGTGACAGGCGAGCTTTGCTTGCCGCGAGCGATGTTTCAAATCCTGGCGAGAAGACCGTACCGTCCGCAAGGAACGGTGGCGACATTAGAGTTTGCATTGCAGCGGGTCCGGGTCCACCGCCGAGCCGCAAAGGTGGAGATCAAGATGGTTGCCGAGAACCATCCAAACGGAATGAAGGAGTTGATGTCTGAGGCGGTTGAAACACAGATCGGCTGTCACGTCATGGGCTTGGAAGTACGCCCCGTGTACCGGGACCCAGAGACGGGCGAGCTCTATGACCGCATCTCGCGGTCGTTCGGTCGGCAAGTCTCACATGCACTGAAGAAGTCGTTCTTTGTGTTCGCGTTGACGAGAACCGAAATGCGTCCGGAGCACTACCATGCCCTGGGTACGAGTCGATTGTCGATGCAGATCTTGACGATTGATCGGAAATTGGCCGAACTGAGTCGCGAATTTAAGTTTCTGCTGTTGGTGACACCCATCAACGCCGAGCGATCATGGAACAGCTTTGTCGAAAGTGGTTACCACAAGCCGCCTAGCTTTGAGTATCGCCCGCTCGATCAAGACCCGCTGTTGCTAAAACGTCGGTTGATGAACATTCATGCCGAACGTGTGGATAACCCGACATTGGCTCACGTGTTTCGGCAGACGCAGCTTGAATTGGATCGGCAAATTACGATGCTGGCCGATATTGACACCGATCGCTTTTTGCCGGGAAGTCTTCAGGTGTTCGACCGCGTTGCCCCCAAGCTCAGAGACCTCGCGCGGGACATTCTGAGTAATCTAGCCGACCTTGAACCGGTTGGCGAAGTTGAAATGATGGACGCCAATCAGTTTGCTGAGTTTGCGGACAAGGAGATTCAGTACTATCGCGATCAATCGCCACTTTTCGCTGCAAACGTAACGATTCGGGATGACATTTTTTCTGGTTTGTTGGTTGCTGGCGGCGACCTGCTGATTGGAAGGCAAACCCGGATCGCCAAGAGTCGTGCCGAGGCACTGTTGCAACACGAAGTGGGAACCCATTTGGTGACCTATTTCAACGGTTCGGCGCAACCGTTGCGATTGCTGCAAGTTGGGCTGGCAGGCTATGATGCATTGCAGGAAGGGCTTGCCGTTTTTGCGGAGTACTTGGTAGGCGGGTTAAGTGCCGGGCGCATGCGGACATTGGCGGCTCGTGTGATTGCAGCAGACCAACTGGTTCAAGGGTTATCGTTCCTAGAGGTGTTCTCTCAGTTGGTGGAAGCGTTTGGGTTTGAGCCCCGCACGGCGTACACGATCACGTTGCGAGTTTTTCGTGGGGGCGGCCTGACGAAGGATGCACTGTATCTGCAAGGTCTTGTGAAGATTCTTGACTACCTTGGCTCAGGCGGTGACCTGGAACCGTTGATGGTTGGTAAGATGGCGGTCCAGCACGTTCCCATCATTCGTGAGCTTTTGCTGTGCGGCGTGCTTCGCACTCCTCCGTTGCGACCAAAGTATCTGGACACACCGGCGGCACGCGATCGACTTGCGAAGATCAACCCCGATACAACCGTCCTCGATTTGATCAGTAAAACTCGGAGGGAATTATGA
- a CDS encoding glutathione synthetase, with product MRIGFIVNDVKTEEGKFTTSRLGHAAINRGHEVWVMGVGDLAYDPDGMIRARAKSVPKPKYGTPESYTADLQGKNAVHRRIAVDELDALMLRNLPSDDYLKRPWAATVAAEFARIAMRNGVVVLSDPNGLAIASSKMYFQLFPEEVRPKTLITRDREEIKHFANQEGKIVIKPLHGSGGASVFLVRQEDIPNLNQMIDAVSRDGFVIAQEYLPAAEQGDMRLFVMNGRPLRVKGRYAAFRRERSGGDMRSNIHAGGMKAAAEIDHTVLQIAEIVRPKLVQDGMFLVGLDIVGDKLMEINVFSPGGLGSAQQFEKVNFSAHVIEAIERKVQYMHFYGRNFDNVDICTL from the coding sequence ATGAGAATTGGATTCATCGTCAACGATGTGAAAACCGAAGAGGGGAAGTTTACGACCAGCCGTCTGGGGCATGCTGCCATCAACCGAGGTCACGAAGTCTGGGTGATGGGGGTCGGCGATTTGGCTTACGATCCCGACGGAATGATCCGCGCCCGGGCCAAGTCGGTACCCAAGCCAAAGTATGGGACGCCGGAAAGCTACACGGCGGATTTACAGGGAAAGAACGCCGTCCATCGTCGGATTGCCGTCGATGAGTTGGACGCATTGATGCTGCGGAATCTTCCCTCCGATGACTATTTAAAGCGACCCTGGGCAGCGACCGTGGCGGCCGAGTTCGCTCGGATCGCCATGCGAAATGGCGTTGTCGTGCTGAGCGATCCGAATGGCTTGGCGATCGCGTCGAGCAAAATGTACTTTCAGCTGTTTCCCGAGGAGGTTCGCCCCAAAACCTTGATCACGCGCGACCGTGAAGAGATCAAGCATTTCGCCAACCAAGAAGGCAAGATCGTGATCAAGCCGCTTCATGGTTCGGGAGGGGCCAGCGTGTTCTTAGTTCGTCAGGAAGATATCCCGAATTTGAACCAAATGATCGACGCCGTCAGTCGAGATGGTTTCGTGATCGCCCAAGAGTATTTGCCTGCAGCCGAACAGGGGGACATGCGTTTGTTCGTGATGAACGGTCGACCGCTTCGAGTGAAGGGGAGATATGCGGCTTTCCGAAGAGAACGCAGTGGCGGTGACATGCGAAGCAATATCCATGCGGGCGGCATGAAAGCGGCAGCGGAAATCGACCATACGGTTCTTCAGATCGCAGAGATCGTCCGCCCTAAACTGGTTCAGGACGGCATGTTTTTGGTTGGACTCGACATCGTGGGTGACAAGTTGATGGAGATCAATGTGTTCAGTCCAGGCGGCTTGGGGAGCGCCCAGCAATTCGAAAAGGTCAATTTCTCGGCACATGTGATCGAAGCGATTGAGCGCAAGGTGCAATACATGCACTTTTACGGTCGCAACTTCGACAATGTCGATATATGCACGCTCTAG
- a CDS encoding AAA family ATPase, with protein MAALIWSRHVRHRLAVLYSDPFSYSLELGLPQPSQSMFDGDPEVKRECLWRGTAMDAKSLCADRRLSTLRCRSEKGKWQDIDLPITTYASMLSEYADPFAAPELIVMRNILRSWRFYDTFRTDADAPARRTSTGTRTHASSLLLPSGAK; from the coding sequence TTGGCAGCCTTGATTTGGTCTCGGCATGTGCGGCATCGTTTGGCTGTTTTGTACAGCGATCCGTTCAGCTATTCTCTCGAACTCGGGCTACCACAACCTTCGCAATCCATGTTCGATGGCGACCCCGAAGTCAAACGCGAATGCTTGTGGCGTGGTACAGCAATGGATGCGAAGTCACTCTGTGCCGATCGTCGGCTATCGACGCTACGGTGTCGAAGCGAGAAGGGTAAATGGCAAGATATTGACTTGCCGATCACCACCTATGCCAGCATGTTATCGGAATACGCAGATCCGTTCGCTGCACCGGAGTTGATCGTGATGCGAAACATCCTTCGGTCCTGGCGTTTTTATGACACGTTTCGGACGGACGCGGACGCCCCCGCGCGGCGAACGTCCACGGGCACGCGCACTCACGCCTCATCACTCTTGCTGCCGAGCGGAGCCAAGTGA
- a CDS encoding sialidase family protein — MPIQVPFVRQPAASLMACGFVTGLLSSFASALHAQTVDPETVLGDTTLPFAEQVSQNFPYGITGKTPPSLIKVNFEGQPPYHKHRINLRIFQGCPQVEISEGGRLWATWFGSNVQAERAPYHNDQFSVISTSADGGKTWKEVFVFDPSELLGGGASDPMLWKDPNGSIRFIGLRNIDFKGQDAFASSAWEFTMLDPESEYTAWTEPRLLGNKNISVMKPLIFPDGTVMRSMDDFKLVGKPDKVRIRFLKEDVDGKPIFVSEFPVDNDASFAEQMPIIRKDGSLFTFYRAKKGQKFAESFDGGKTWKLGGYYPMQFSINTKCILKTLPSGRVLLVANDVQVKAEKGKNKYYYTDDNGKECDLEEPKTARTRMTAYLSDDDGKSFTHRLLLCDEGQISYPSAALSKDGSIYIVYDQGRGVIGQHTIFLSKITEQDILAGKLVLGESFLNNIVSRPSDQGGGRREGDKI; from the coding sequence ATGCCAATCCAAGTTCCGTTTGTTCGCCAACCGGCCGCATCCTTGATGGCTTGCGGTTTCGTCACCGGCCTGCTGTCGAGTTTCGCTTCGGCTCTCCATGCCCAAACGGTTGACCCAGAGACAGTATTGGGCGACACCACCTTACCTTTTGCCGAACAGGTGTCGCAAAACTTTCCCTACGGAATTACCGGGAAGACGCCACCGTCGCTGATCAAAGTCAATTTCGAAGGACAACCACCCTACCACAAGCACCGCATCAATCTGAGGATCTTTCAAGGCTGCCCGCAGGTAGAAATTTCCGAGGGGGGAAGGCTTTGGGCAACATGGTTTGGCTCCAATGTCCAAGCCGAACGCGCGCCGTACCACAACGACCAATTCTCGGTCATCTCGACCTCCGCAGACGGAGGCAAGACTTGGAAAGAAGTCTTTGTCTTCGACCCCAGCGAGCTGCTCGGCGGGGGAGCATCGGACCCGATGCTGTGGAAAGATCCCAACGGCAGTATCCGCTTCATCGGCCTTAGGAACATCGATTTCAAAGGCCAGGACGCATTCGCCTCGTCTGCCTGGGAATTCACCATGCTCGACCCGGAAAGCGAATACACCGCTTGGACCGAGCCGCGACTGCTTGGAAACAAAAACATCTCCGTTATGAAGCCGCTCATTTTTCCTGACGGCACCGTTATGCGCTCGATGGACGACTTCAAACTTGTCGGCAAGCCCGACAAGGTGAGGATTCGCTTTTTGAAAGAAGACGTCGATGGCAAGCCGATCTTTGTTTCCGAATTCCCCGTCGATAATGACGCGTCGTTTGCGGAGCAAATGCCCATCATCCGAAAAGACGGCAGCCTCTTCACTTTCTACCGCGCCAAGAAAGGACAGAAATTTGCCGAGTCCTTTGACGGCGGTAAGACTTGGAAGCTGGGCGGCTACTATCCGATGCAGTTCTCGATCAACACAAAGTGCATCCTCAAAACACTCCCTTCGGGAAGAGTGTTGCTAGTGGCAAATGACGTCCAAGTGAAAGCGGAAAAGGGCAAGAACAAATACTACTATACCGACGACAACGGTAAAGAATGCGATCTTGAAGAACCTAAGACCGCGCGCACCCGCATGACCGCCTACCTAAGTGACGACGACGGCAAATCCTTTACACATCGACTACTTTTATGCGACGAAGGTCAAATCAGCTATCCTTCGGCGGCTCTCAGCAAAGACGGTTCCATCTACATTGTCTACGACCAGGGGCGTGGCGTGATCGGCCAGCACACCATCTTTTTGTCAAAGATTACTGAACAGGACATCCTTGCCGGCAAACTCGTCCTAGGCGAAAGCTTCTTGAACAACATCGTCAGCCGCCCGAGCGACCAAGGGGGCGGACGCCGTGAAGGCGACAAGATCTAA